The following coding sequences lie in one Sorghum bicolor cultivar BTx623 chromosome 6, Sorghum_bicolor_NCBIv3, whole genome shotgun sequence genomic window:
- the LOC8056024 gene encoding UDP-glycosyltransferase 82A1 isoform X2: protein MGAEAVAHPAVLLVPFPAQGHITPMLQLAGVLAAHGVAPTVAVPDFIHRRIAAAASGCVGGGVALASIPSGIVIQQDAAAGGDDDDTPGFRDIVHSMEHHMPLHLERMLLASASPRSRAPPPVACVVVDVLASWAVPVAARCGVPAAGFWPAMLACYRVVAAIPELLDKGLISESGTPISSAVESSDSDSDEQVVQDVGQTTIRGLEILPAEVDLRVEELPWLVGDSATRRSRFAFWLQTLHRARAFRWVLVNSFPAEAEAGCPAAAASDHDDDAHRLARQGPRVLPVGPALLPGGGILGERTKQQPQPHCGNGNVNGNKSGPSMWRADATCIGWLDAQRAGTVVYVSFGSWVGSIGADKVRELALGLEATGRPFLWALKRDASWRAGLPEGFADRVAGRGKLVDWAPQQDVLRHAAVGCYLTHCGWNSTLEAVQHGVRLLCYPVSGDQFINCAYITGVWRIGLRLGGGGGGMTRDDVVEGIGRVMDDGGGEGRRLQENVWALRDRVVTADARRAADRNVSSFVDEITSDHPLLVQLYSVL, encoded by the exons atggGGGCCGAGGCGGTGGCCCACCCGGCCGTGCTCCTCGTGCCGTTCCCGGCGCAGGGCCACATCACGCCCATGCTGCAGCTGGCGGGCGTGCTCGCCGCGCACGGCGTCGCGCCCACCGTCGCCGTACCGGACTTCATCCACCGGCGCATCGCTGCAGCTGCCTCCGGCTGTGTTGGTGGCGGCGTCGCGCTGGCGTCCATCCCCAGCGGCATCGTCATCCAGCAGGACGCCGCCgctggcggcgacgacgacgacacccCGGGGTTCCGCGACATCGTGCATTCCATGGAGCACCACATGCCCCTGCACCTGGAGCGCATGCTGCTGGCGTCGGCGTCGCCACGCAgcagggcgccgccgccggtcgcCTGCGTCGTCGTCGACGTGCTGGCGTCGTGGGCCGTGCCCGTCGCCGCGCGCTGCGGCGTGCCCGCGGCCGGGTTCTGGCCCGCGATGCTCGCCTGCTACCGCGTCGTCGCCGCCAtcccggagctcctcgacaagGGCCTGATCTCGGAATCTG GTACACCGATCTCGTCGGCTGTTGAGTCGTCCGACTCCGACAGCGATGAACAGGTCGTTCAGGACGTCGGCCAGACGACGATTCGTGGCCTCGAGATCCTGCCGGCGGAAGTGGACCTCCGTGTCGAGGAGCTCCCGTGGCTCGTCGGCGACTCGGCCACTCGGAGGTCCAGGTTCGCCTTCTGGCTCCAGACCTTGCACCGCGCCCGGGCCTTCCGCTGGGTGCTCGTCAACTCCTTCCCGGCCGAGGCCGAGGCCGGGTGTCCAGCCGCCGCTGCGAGCGACCACGACGACGACGCGCACCGCCTCGCGCGGCAGGGCCCGCGTGTCCTCCCCGTCGGCCCGGCGCTGCTACCGGGCGGCGGCATCCTCGGCGAGCGCACGAAACAGCAGCCGCAGCCGCACTGCGGCAACGGCAACGTCAACGGGAACAAGAGCGGCCCCAGCATGTGGCGCGCGGACGCGACGTGCATCGGGTGGCTGGACGCGCAGCGCGCGGGGACGGTGGTGTACGTCTCGTTCGGGAGCTGGGTGGGGTCGATCGGCGCGGACAAGGTCCGGGAGCTGGCGCTGGGGCTGGAGGCCACGGGCCGCCCGTTCCTGTGGGCGCTCAAGCGCGACGCGTCCTGGCGCGCGGGGCTCCCCGAGGGCTTCGCGGACCGCGTGGCGGGGCGGGGCAAGCTCGTGGACTGGGCGCCGCAGCAGGACGTGCTCCGCCACGCCGCCGTCGGGTGCTACCTCACCCACTGCGGCTGGAACTCCACGCTGGAGGCCGTCCAGCACGGGGTGCGCCTGCTCTGCTACCCGGTCTCCGGGGACCAGTTCATCAACTGCGCCTACATCACGGGGGTGTGGCGGATCGGGCtcaggctcggcggcggcggcggcggcatgacGCGCGACGACGTCGTGGAGGGCATCGGGAGGGTcatggacgacggcggcggcgagggccgGCGCCTGCAGGAGAATGTCTGGGCGCTGCGGGACCGCGTCGTGACGGCGGACGCCAGGCGCGCCGCCGACCGGAACGTCAGCTCGTTCGTGGACGAG ATCACGAGTGATCACCCGCTGTTGGTGCAACTATACAGCGTGTTGTAG
- the LOC8056024 gene encoding UDP-glycosyltransferase 82A1 isoform X1: MGAEAVAHPAVLLVPFPAQGHITPMLQLAGVLAAHGVAPTVAVPDFIHRRIAAAASGCVGGGVALASIPSGIVIQQDAAAGGDDDDTPGFRDIVHSMEHHMPLHLERMLLASASPRSRAPPPVACVVVDVLASWAVPVAARCGVPAAGFWPAMLACYRVVAAIPELLDKGLISESGTPISSAVESSDSDSDEQVVQDVGQTTIRGLEILPAEVDLRVEELPWLVGDSATRRSRFAFWLQTLHRARAFRWVLVNSFPAEAEAGCPAAAASDHDDDAHRLARQGPRVLPVGPALLPGGGILGERTKQQPQPHCGNGNVNGNKSGPSMWRADATCIGWLDAQRAGTVVYVSFGSWVGSIGADKVRELALGLEATGRPFLWALKRDASWRAGLPEGFADRVAGRGKLVDWAPQQDVLRHAAVGCYLTHCGWNSTLEAVQHGVRLLCYPVSGDQFINCAYITGVWRIGLRLGGGGGGMTRDDVVEGIGRVMDDGGGEGRRLQENVWALRDRVVTADARRAADRNVSSFVDEITADRNVSSFVDEITSDHPLLVQLYSVL, translated from the exons atggGGGCCGAGGCGGTGGCCCACCCGGCCGTGCTCCTCGTGCCGTTCCCGGCGCAGGGCCACATCACGCCCATGCTGCAGCTGGCGGGCGTGCTCGCCGCGCACGGCGTCGCGCCCACCGTCGCCGTACCGGACTTCATCCACCGGCGCATCGCTGCAGCTGCCTCCGGCTGTGTTGGTGGCGGCGTCGCGCTGGCGTCCATCCCCAGCGGCATCGTCATCCAGCAGGACGCCGCCgctggcggcgacgacgacgacacccCGGGGTTCCGCGACATCGTGCATTCCATGGAGCACCACATGCCCCTGCACCTGGAGCGCATGCTGCTGGCGTCGGCGTCGCCACGCAgcagggcgccgccgccggtcgcCTGCGTCGTCGTCGACGTGCTGGCGTCGTGGGCCGTGCCCGTCGCCGCGCGCTGCGGCGTGCCCGCGGCCGGGTTCTGGCCCGCGATGCTCGCCTGCTACCGCGTCGTCGCCGCCAtcccggagctcctcgacaagGGCCTGATCTCGGAATCTG GTACACCGATCTCGTCGGCTGTTGAGTCGTCCGACTCCGACAGCGATGAACAGGTCGTTCAGGACGTCGGCCAGACGACGATTCGTGGCCTCGAGATCCTGCCGGCGGAAGTGGACCTCCGTGTCGAGGAGCTCCCGTGGCTCGTCGGCGACTCGGCCACTCGGAGGTCCAGGTTCGCCTTCTGGCTCCAGACCTTGCACCGCGCCCGGGCCTTCCGCTGGGTGCTCGTCAACTCCTTCCCGGCCGAGGCCGAGGCCGGGTGTCCAGCCGCCGCTGCGAGCGACCACGACGACGACGCGCACCGCCTCGCGCGGCAGGGCCCGCGTGTCCTCCCCGTCGGCCCGGCGCTGCTACCGGGCGGCGGCATCCTCGGCGAGCGCACGAAACAGCAGCCGCAGCCGCACTGCGGCAACGGCAACGTCAACGGGAACAAGAGCGGCCCCAGCATGTGGCGCGCGGACGCGACGTGCATCGGGTGGCTGGACGCGCAGCGCGCGGGGACGGTGGTGTACGTCTCGTTCGGGAGCTGGGTGGGGTCGATCGGCGCGGACAAGGTCCGGGAGCTGGCGCTGGGGCTGGAGGCCACGGGCCGCCCGTTCCTGTGGGCGCTCAAGCGCGACGCGTCCTGGCGCGCGGGGCTCCCCGAGGGCTTCGCGGACCGCGTGGCGGGGCGGGGCAAGCTCGTGGACTGGGCGCCGCAGCAGGACGTGCTCCGCCACGCCGCCGTCGGGTGCTACCTCACCCACTGCGGCTGGAACTCCACGCTGGAGGCCGTCCAGCACGGGGTGCGCCTGCTCTGCTACCCGGTCTCCGGGGACCAGTTCATCAACTGCGCCTACATCACGGGGGTGTGGCGGATCGGGCtcaggctcggcggcggcggcggcggcatgacGCGCGACGACGTCGTGGAGGGCATCGGGAGGGTcatggacgacggcggcggcgagggccgGCGCCTGCAGGAGAATGTCTGGGCGCTGCGGGACCGCGTCGTGACGGCGGACGCCAGGCGCGCCGCCGACCGGAACGTCAGCTCGTTCGTGGACGAGATCACGGCCGACCGGAACGTCAGCTCGTTCGTGGACGAGATCACGAGTGATCACCCGCTGTTGGTGCAACTATACAGCGTGTTGTAG
- the LOC110436091 gene encoding uncharacterized protein LOC110436091 has translation MRPPGPTCLTLPPTSPQPRLIAAALAPKSNPLNPSAAAAMLRRLAAVAPRAFSSFSSSSSSPHAPPLAASGYTPRREYGLVPMVIEHTSRGERAYDIFSRLLKERIVCIHGPITDDTASLVVAQLLFLESENPAKPVHLYINSPGGVVTAGLAIYDTMQYIRSPVTTLCIGQAASMASLLLAAGASGERRALPNARVMIHQPSGGASGQASDIAIHAKEILKVRDRLNKIYAKHTGQAIDRIEQCMERDMFMDPEEAHDWGLIDEVIEHRPVSLVSDAVGSDSPNPGTGVNKGTDEPSSA, from the coding sequence ATGCGTCCTCCTGGCCCCACTTGTCTGACTCTACCCCCTACCTCCCCCCAACCTCGTCTCATCGCTGCCGCGCTAGCGCCCAAATCTAATCCCCTAAAccctagcgccgccgccgccatgctgcgccgcctcgccgccgtcgcccCGCGGGCCttctcctccttctcctcctcctcctcctccccgcaCGCCCCGCCGCTGGCGGCGTCGGGCTACACCCCGCGCCGCGAGTACGGCCTGGTGCCCATGGTGATCGAGCACACCTCCCGCGGGGAGCGCGCCTACGACATCTTCTCGCGCCTGCTCAAGGAGCGCATCGTCTGCATCCACGGCCCCATCACCGACGACACGGCGTCCCTCGTCGTCGCCCAGCTGCTCTTCCTCGAGTCCGAGAAccccgccaagcccgtccacCTCTACATCAACTCCCCGGGGGGCGTCGTCACGGCGGGCCTCGCCATCTACGACACCATGCAGTACATCCGCTCTCCCGTCACCACGCTCTGCATCGGCCAGGCCGCCTCCATGGCGTCGCTGCTCCTCGCCGCGGGGGCGAGCGGGGAGAGGCGGGCGCTGCCGAACGCGCGGGTCATGATCCACCAGCCCTCCGGTGGCGCGTCGGGGCAGGCCTCCGACATCGCCATCCACGCCAAGGAGATCCTCAAGGTGCGCGACCGGCTCAACAAGATCTACGCCAAGCACACGGGCCAGGCCATCGACCGCATCGAGCAGTGTATGGAGAGGGACATGTTCATGGACCCGGAGGAGGCACATGATTGGGGGCTcatcgacgaggtcatcgagcACCGTCCTGTCTCTCTTGTGTCTGATGCTGTTGGCAGCGATTCGCCAAACCCCGGAACTGGGGTGAATAAAGGGACAGATGAGCCATCCTCAGCGTGA
- the LOC8082853 gene encoding large ribosomal RNA subunit accumulation protein YCED homolog 2, chloroplastic: MARACNRALRLLPNSIATQLASSRSGARFRSLAVHAQLSTEDDAYSTEPLKKVQVTQSLRRTRRRGTGGARQSLVSVGTSCGGGDQWSSDIELTLRQLHLDDLIEDGQRDADVLVHLLVQQHTQFGMSIKGRVLTSFRKICDSCSLPYCTNIDERFNLTVLSSTRRDQSGLPDLGDTDPSVIYVRPGDEVDLDSVIQETVRLTASAKSSCSETCEKSTVVWQYGGSQKKKISSQRWSKLLDLKKTLDKAPK, from the exons ATGGCGAGAGCTTGCAACCGCGCGCTGAGACTGCTGCCGAATTCCATCGCCACGCAGCTAGCAAGCAGCAGAAGCGGCGCCAGATTCAGAAGCCTCGCCGTTCACGCGCAGCTTTCCACTGAAGACGATGCTTACTCGACCGAGCCACTGAAGAAAGTGCAAGTCACACAG AGCCTCCGGAGGACCCGCCGGAGGGGAACCGGCGGCGCGCGGCAGAGCCTGGTCTCCGTCGGAACGTCGTGCGGCGGAGGCGATCAGTGGAGCAGCGACATCGAACTGACGTTGCGGCAGCTGCATCTAGACGACCTGATCGAGGACGGACAGAGGGACGCAGATGTGCTCGTGCACCTTCTGGTCCAGCAG CACACTCAGTTTGGGATGTCCATAAAAGGGCGAGTCCTCACATCCTTCAGAAAAATATGTGATTCCTGCTCCTTGCCGTACTGCACAAAT ATCGATGAACGCTTCAATCTCACGGTTCTGTCTTCAACCAGGAGAGATCAGAGTGGGCTGCCTGATCTCGGTGACACTGATCCATCG GTCATCTATGTGAGACCAGGAGACGAAGTCGATCTTGACTCTGTAATCCAAGAGACCGTACGATTAACTGCATCCGCTAAG AGTTCATGTTCGGAGACCTGCGAAAAGTCTACAGTTGTATGGCAAT ATGGTGGTAGCCAGAAGAAGAAGATTTCCAGCCAAAGGTGGTCAAAACTTCTTGATCTGAAGAAAACCCTGGATAAAGCGCCTAAGTGA